The following are encoded in a window of Colletotrichum lupini chromosome 3, complete sequence genomic DNA:
- a CDS encoding major facilitator superfamily transporter, with amino-acid sequence MNSRPLDLQIRTLRHGTVLTRDEAPGFCRQLSARSTALQIPDGAPQRATAAGASKSRSERPTSSASQMSAMRAQLPLLRTAQGVRAGQLPSYVCRQCRGIQISAAPTTEAPKVGGDVFGARGASRDAADARFEVLGSPYSLLSVSLSPSQQLYTRRGTLVGVAGKAENAQSTLSILSPFTRAFLGVPFLYQRISSSTPLTALISTKSHTTTFSVLHLDGTTDYMISQRNALLAWTGHTLSVSPRISRGLSLAHWGSTHLTGRGLAALSSPGQVYEVTLAEGEEFVAHPSHVVAYAVSRNPPLPMRLKSNILRLQIPNITRFFPETNFMKAMRNTGTYKNVARWLFTLRTSLRRTIWGDRLFLQFRGPTTLLMSSRGVRVADALTNKEVNEIADAPAGVVPDAVELTTKPKIEAKPVSVEQPPSAIHVASVSRDGKVSFEDAKDLKEFTTKRSGYNAACGSTCRLSPAAVGHFRPTEAGIIDKPDVLNDTSISDRAPSTPFRDNRTVVIGSMVKGEQLVASLIPIQSLSGFAFSSQDRAIKRVLMKKMILKMPRVWIRNIEPMKNHEEHEPGHSPTHVPTARLPNDTATGDKLTKLRDDYPSTFVTTTAGHTLVEPLGSKRILVSRIAVIQKGMAFKTEHGFVWSLLHSPSLTPQNNLPTKKQAISLSYSPTIRNDAIVRPTSIARTQGVQGSFFSNLIKELFANKICARGLKGGAGHRRFTRSHLRENIEKGSNTNQYEAATQSTAMPRSQHALSTSSNSSTVMDRSTAPADPEKSDHIPYESSSSARQSLDRIPSQQRDTEANIYPEPANVVEADLEKGGLAHATATQDAKADGPVGGDAPSPPAAGPPPGMNPADFPDGGAQAWLVVFGGWCALFCTFGLINCVGVFQAYYVSGPLSSYPSSTVAWITSLQVWVMTFMGVIFGRLYDTFGPKYLLYCGTVVYVFGLMMTSLSTQYYQFILAQSLVSSIGSSACFNACMSSVTSWFFRRRAAAFGIMVSGSSLGGVILPIMMSKMIPQVGFPWAIRAVAFLFLFLLGIACLTVKSRLPPRPRPFVFKEYVDGLREPPMAITVCALFLFFLGMFLPFNFVILQARAQGMDENLVIYLLPIMNAVSILGRIVPGIVADKVGRYNVMICITFISAIFCLGLWIPGKSNAAIIVFLIIFGFSSGGFISLGPACIAQISDIRQIGVRTGTAFAVQSFGALAGSPIAGAIVASQGGTNYLGLQLFCGFSMLAAVGVFIAARTVQVGFTLKKVQENESLPADMSATPISALIAGSGSGAVYEPERNNGKNNDEREFT; translated from the exons ATGAATTCGCGGCCTCTG GACCTACAGATACGTACCCTTCGGCACGGCACGGTATTGACCCGGGATGAAGCTCCGGGATTTTGCCGTCAGCTCAGCGCAAGGTCGACAGCCCTCCAAATTCCTGATGGAGCACCGCAGAGGGCGACAGCTGCTGGAGCTTCCAAGTCACGATCCGAACGACCGACGTCATCAGCCTCCCAGATGTCCGCCATGCGCGCTCAATTGCCCTTGCTGAGGACGGCGCAAGGTGTGCGAGCTGGTCAATTGCCTTCTTACGTCTGCAGGCAATGTAGAGGCATCCAGATTAGCGCTGCGCCGACGACTGAAGCGCCCAAGGTTGGCGGGGATGTCTTTGGAGCTCGAGGAGCGTCGCGGGATGCCGCCG ACGCTCGGTTCGAGGTCCTCGGATCACCATACTCCCTCCTCTCCGTCTCTCTGTCGCCGTCGCAGCAGCTTTACACCAGAAGGGGAACATTGGTAGGAGTTGCAGGCAAGGCTGAAAAT GCCCAATCGACACTTTCCATTCTTTCGCCCTTCACACGAGCCTTCCTCGGCGTTCCTTTCCTGTACCAACGCATTTCATCTTCAACGCCCCTCACGGCTCTGATTTCCACAAAGTCTCACACAACGACCTTTTCCGTCCTTCACCTCGATGGTACGACCGACTACATGATCTCCCAGCGCAATGCGCTTCTTGCCTGGACGGGCCACACACTCTCCGTATCGCCGCGTATAAGCCGTGGCCTTTCGCTTGCCCACTGGGGAAGCACTCACCTCACTGGCAGAGGCCTCGCTGCTCTGTCCTCCCCCGGTCAGGTGTACGAAGTTACCCTCGCAGAAGGCGAAGAGTTTGTCGCTCACCCCTCGCACGTCGTCGCATACGCCGTCTCTCGCAACCCTCCTTTGCCGATGCGCCTAAAGTCGAACATCCTCCGTCTCCAAATTCCCAACATCACTCGCTTCTTCCCCGAGACAAATTTCATGAAAGCGATGCGCAATACCGGTACATACAAGAATGTTGCTCGGTGGTTGTTCACTTTGAGGACGTCGCTCAGACGCACGATTTGGGGCGACCGCCTGTTCCTCCAGTTCCGCGGCCCGACAACCCTTCTCATGTCCAGCAGAGGCGTCAGAGTTGCTGATGCTCTCACCAATAAGGAGGTCAACGAGATTGCAGATGCGCCGGCTGGCGTAGTCCCAGACGCTGTTGAATTGACCACTAAGCCAAAGATCGAGGCAAAGCCCGTATCGGTCGAGCAGCCACCATCAGCCATCCATGTCGCCAGCGTATCGCGTGATGGAAAAGTCAGCTTCGAGGACGCGAAGGATCTCAAAGAGTTT ACAACGAAACGGTCAGGTTACAATGCTGCATGTGGATCGACCTGCAGGTTAAGTCCGGCTGCTGTAGGACATTTCCGCC CCACGGAGGCTGGTATTATTGACAAGCCTGACGTTCTAAATGACACTTCGATTTCCGACCGAGCGCCGAGCACACCCTTCCGAGACAATAGAACAGTGGTGATTGGTTCAATGGTCAAAGGTGAACAGCTTGTAGCATCCCTCATTCCAATCCAGAGTCTCTCGGGCTTCGCGTTTTCATCTCAAGACCGAGCCATAAA GCGGGTTCTCATGAAGAAGATGATTTTGAAGATGCCAAGAGTCTGGATCAGGAACATTGAACCTATGAAGAATCATGAGGAGCATGAGCCTGGCCATTCTCCAA CGCACGTTCCCACCGCGAGACTCCCAAATGACACTGCGACAGGCGACAAGCTCACAAAGCTAAGAGATGACTACCCAAGTACATTCGTCACCACAACAGCTGGCCATACCCTAGTTGAGCCGCTTGGAAGCAAGCG GATCTTGGTATCCAGAATTGCGGTGATCCAGAAGGGCATGGCGTTTAAAACCGAACATGGGTTTGTCTGGAGTCTTCTGCATTCTCCGAGTCTAACCCCCCAAAACAATCTT CCGACCAAGAAGCAAGCAATCTCGTTGAGCTATTCACCGACGATACGAAACGACGCGATAGTTCGCCCCACAAGCATTGCTCGCACCCAAGGGGTCCAAGGGAGTTTCTTTTCTAATCTCATCAAGGAACTTTTCGCCAACAAGATCTGCGCCCGCGGACTGAAAGGCGGCGCTGGCCATCGACGCTTCACTCGAAGCCACTTGAGAGAAAATATCGAGAAAGGGAGCAATACAAACCAATACGAAGCGGCAACCC AATCCACGGCCATGCCGCGCTCTCAACACGCCCTCTCAACATCGTCCAACTCGTCAACCGTCATGGACAGGTCCACCGCGCCCGCAGACCCAGAAAAGTCGGACCACATCCCCTAcgagtcctcctcctccgcccgCCAATCCCTAGATCGCATTCCCTCCCAGCAGCGCGACACCGAGGCCAACATCTACCCAGAACCCGCCAACGTCGTCGAGGCCGATCTCGAAAAGGGCGGCTTGGCGCACGCGACAGCAACGCAAGATGCCAAGGCCGATGGCCCGGTCGGTGGTGATGCACCGTCACCGCCCGCGGCCGGCCCGCCGCCGGGGATGAACCCGGCTGACTTTCCCGACGGCGGCGCCCAGGCTTGGCTTGTCGTCTTTGGAGGGTGGTGCGCACTGTTCTGTACTTTTGGGTTGATCAACTGCGTCGGCGTCTTCCAGGCGTATTATGTGTCTGGTCCCCTCAGCTCGTATCCTTCGTCGACTGTCGCGTGGATCACCAGTCTGCAGGTCTGGGTAATGACCTTTATGGGCGTCATT TTTGGCCGTTTATATGACACATTCGGCCCCAAGTACCTCCTCTACTGCGGTACCGTCGTCTACGTCTTCGGTCTGATGATGACCTCGCTGTCAACACAGTACTACCAGTTCATCCTCGCCCAGAGTCTCGTCTCGTCCATCGGCTCGAGCGCCTGCTTCAACGCCTGCATGTCGTCCGTAACCTCGTGGTTCTTCAGGAGACGCGCAGCCGCATTTGGCATCATGGTCTCCGGCTCCTCGCTCGGCGGCGTCATCCTACCCATCATGATGTCCAAGATGATTCCCCAGGTCGGCTTTCCCTGGGCCATCCGCGCCGTGGCATTCCTGTTTCTGTTCTTGCTCGGTATCGCGTGTCTGACAGTCAAGTCTCGGCTGCCGCCTCGCCCGCGCCCATTCGTCTTCAAAGAATACGTCGATGGTCTGCGTGAGCCGCCCATGGCTATCACAGTATGCGCATtgttcctcttcttcctcggcaTGTTTTTGCCTTTCAACTTTGTCATCCTCCAAGCGCGTGCGCAAGGTATGGATGAGAACCTCGTCATTTACCTTTTGCCCATCATGAACGCTGTCAG CATCCTCGGTCGCATCGTTCCCGGCATTGTCGCCGACAAAGTCGGTCGGTACAACGTAATGATATGTATTACCTTCATCAGCGCAATCTTCTGTCTCGGCCTCTGGATCCCAGGAAAGAGCAACGCCGCAATCATCGTCTTCCTCATCATCTTCGGCTTCTCCTCCGGCGGCTTCATCTCACTAGGCCCGGCCTGCATTGCCCAAATCTCCGACATTAGACAGATTGGCGTTCGCACCGGGACTGCGTTCGCCGTTCAGTCCTTTGGAGCATTGGCTGGTAGCCCTATTGCCGGCGCCATTGTCGCGTCGCAAGGAGGCACCAACTATCTTGGGCTTCAGCTGTTCTGCGGCTTCTCGATGCTGGCGGCGGTTGGTGTTTTTATCGCGGCGAGGACTGTGCAGGTGGGATTCACGCTGAAAAAGGTT CAGGAGAATGAGAGTTTACCGGCCGATATGTCCGCAACCCCGATCTCCGCTCTAATCGCCGGCTCCGGTTCCGGCGCCGTTTATGAGCC AGAAAGAAACAATGGCAAAAACAACGATGAAAGAGAGTTTACATAG